The window AGGCGATGGCCGCGACCGTGAACAGCACGGCGATCCGGCGCCGGCCGCGGGGCCGCTCGGCGGCGGGTGCCCGTCCGTCCGCGCCGGCCGGCGTCCCGCTCGTCCCGTCCGGGCCCGCCGCCGTGCCGCCGGTGCCGGGCCCGCCCGCCGGGGCCTGTGCCCCTTCGGCGCCGGACGGGCCGACCGGGGCGGTGTCCCCTCCGGGTCGCTGCCGCCCCGCTCCCGCCGCCCCCGGAGTGTCCGGCGTACCGATGATGCGCTCCGCCTCTGCCACGTGAGTCCCTTGACCTAGGTACCTGACTGAGGACGAGACTACGGCACGCCTCGTACCCGGTTCAGTACCGGCGTTCCTGCTTCTGCTTGCACTCCACGCACAGGGTGGCCCGCGGGAAGGCCTGCATGCGGGCCTTGCCGATGGGGTTGCCGCAGGTCTCGCACAGGCCGTAGATGCCCGCGTCGAGCCGTTGCAGGGCCCGCTCGCTCTGGGTGAGCATCTCGCGCGCGTTGGCGGCCAGCGCCATCTCGTGCTCGCGGGTGATGTTCTTGCTGCCGGTGTCCGCCTCGTCGTCGCCCGCGCCGTCGCCGGAGTCCCGCATCAGGCCCGCGAGGGACTCCTCGGACGAGGTGATCTCGGCGCTCAGCCGCTCCATCTCGGACTCCAGCTCCGCGCGGGCCTCCGAGACCTCCTCCAGGGTCCAGGGGTCCTCGCCCGGGCGTACCGGGAGGTCGGCCGGATCCACCGCCGCGGCGATGCGTGCCTTGGGCACGGCGGTCTTGGCCGCCGCGGCCGTGCCAGGGGTCTTCTTCGCAACCACTGTCGTGGCTCCCGTCTGCTTCGCGGCCCGCGCCGCGCCCGCCTTCTTGGCCGTCCTCTTCCTGCCCGCACCAGCACCGGAGACACCAGGAGCCACCACATGCCCCGCATCGTCCCCGCCCCCCGCCCCACCGCCCCGATCGCGCACGGTCCCCCCGCTCCCCGTCCGCCCGGCCTCCCGGGTCCCCGCGCCCTCGACGGCAGCCCCGTCGGCCACCGACTCCTCGCCGGCAGCGACCACCGCCCGCCGAGCGCCCTCTCGGCCCGCCTTACGGGTGACCCGCTCCTCCTCGGCGGCCGCACCCCCGCCGGAAGCCACCACCGACCGACGAGTGCCCTTGCCTCCCGCCTTACGAGTGGCCCCTCCCCCGTTGGCCCTCCGCGCACCCGGCTCCTCGACGACACCGCTGTCGGCGGCCGCGTCGACGGTCCCCATCGAGTCCTCGCCGGCGGCCTGCTCCTCCTCGGCGGCCGCACCCCCGCCGGAAGCCACCACCGACCCACGAGTGCCCTTGCCTCCCGCCTTACGAGTGGCCCCTCCCCCGTTGGCCCTCCGCGCACCCGGCTCCTCGACGACACCGCTGTCGACTGCCGCGTCGACGGTCCCCATCGAGTCCTCGCCGGCGGCCTGCTCCTCCTCGGCGGCCGCACCCCCGCCGGAAGCCACCACGGACCCACGAGCGCGCTTTGCGCCCGCCTTACGGGTGGCCTCCTTGCCGGTGGCCGCCCTCCGGGCGCCCGGCTTCTCGGCGGCGCTGTGGGTGCCCGCGCTCCCGCAGTCGGTGTGCTTTCCCCCGGGCCTTTCGGACACGGCAGGTCCGGCCGCCACCGCGGCGCCCGCTTCCTCGCCCGCGGCGTGCTTCTTCACGGCCTCCCGTGCGGCACCCACGCCACGCCCGTCGGCCGCGCCACCATCGGCAGGGGCCTTCCCCGTGCCCGGCCGCTCGGCGGCGGCCTTCTTCGCGGCTGTCCGGGCTGTGCGCGCGCCCCTGCCGGCGGCATCCGCCGCGGAGAGGCTCTCGGCCGCCTTCTCCCCCGCGTCCGGGGCCTCCGCGGGCTCCGGC of the Streptomyces sp. NBC_01788 genome contains:
- a CDS encoding TraR/DksA family transcriptional regulator → MGTVDAAVDSGVVEEPGARRANGGGATRKAGGKGTRGSVVASGGGAAAEEEQAAGEDSMGTVDAAADSGVVEEPGARRANGGGATRKAGGKGTRRSVVASGGGAAAEEERVTRKAGREGARRAVVAAGEESVADGAAVEGAGTREAGRTGSGGTVRDRGGGAGGGDDAGHVVAPGVSGAGAGRKRTAKKAGAARAAKQTGATTVVAKKTPGTAAAAKTAVPKARIAAAVDPADLPVRPGEDPWTLEEVSEARAELESEMERLSAEITSSEESLAGLMRDSGDGAGDDEADTGSKNITREHEMALAANAREMLTQSERALQRLDAGIYGLCETCGNPIGKARMQAFPRATLCVECKQKQERRY